atatgtttagtaaatataacagTAATTGAGAAATGTCATCAAGTAATGAATATGTTTCCGTTATTGCCAAGTTATTAGAAAATtacttaatcaatattaataataaaataaaatattgtatttaactcACGCcacaagaataatatattttagtactaTTTATCTTTCTAtgaatgtttttctttttggtACTAGCTTTAGCAATTTTTGCTGCTGCTTCAATAGCTGCAGCCCTtggtttatctaaaaaataaaatttgtattaacttaACATAAAACTTAatctaaatagttttaaaatgatttactacGAGGTTTGGGCTTGATAGgcataactaaattattgcaTGCTTGTCTATGACAAACTGTGTTTTTAAGAGTGTgtacataattttgattatgtgTGGGTTGTACATGAGTATTTTCACGTGCTTGACCATGTACTTGGTTATTTGTATGATCATGAGCATTTTCACGAATGTGGGCACGATTGTGTCTATTTACTTGTGCGACAGTTGGTAATGACAATTGTATATCATTGACGATCAAAGCTTCTCCTTCAAGATTTTCTTCATCATAATCACTGTCCTCATCACTATCCTCATTGTTAACACTATTGACAATGTTAGATGATtcacttttttcattttgatcAGCGCAATATAATTCTGCATGTACAAGCTGTCTACCATGTATTAtgtcatcataatattcatcaaCACTTAATTCACCAATAGTTACAGTGGATTCATCATCAGATATTTCCATATTTATATCTGTGTTCTTTGTTTGttcaataatatgttgtgGCATCTCATTAAGTTCTGAATTGTCTATATTAGTTGATCTAGTTGcacacattatattacttgTAGACTCCAATATTTTATCTGAACAAAGAAAtagataactaattaattatcttaaactataataataatgtacaataatatataatatgtaataaatacacaaaaatataattgtaatgtgCTCATAAATTTAGCAgcccaaatatatatttaagtataacagaaatctataaattacactaataaataaaagatatatgaccactcaaaaatatatttcaatttaatatgcaaGTCTATCATAAACAGAACTTTGCAAACCCGAACTATGTATACCTACTCAAAATTTTAAGCGTTTATGGCAATTGActaaagaacaaaataaataacgattgaaaatatactgcattcttatataaaagtatgtataattccacaaataatatttatgagcatcagaagtttaaattttgacgaCATAGTATATTTACgcataaaataaagatttctcatcgaacaattttattattttattataattcaaaaacgaataaccgtATATACtatcacaaaatgtttatattatcatattttacagtctttttaaacaatttatagacatttgacattttttttttagacattttgttcaaatttagatggaatttgatatttaaatgaagaattacacaattttgattgtttttgcaatttaaaaatatattttgtaagaatttataaaactctacatatattattgtatcttatatacgtaatattatacgacattttcaaaatatttagattaattgtatgctattacctatttatagttGTAATTAACTGTgactataaatagaaaaataaattacaataataattaatagcaagagaaacatatattttatatgataagcTAACCTTCTGtgcttagaataattttttgtatgcaaTGACTTAATTTTCATAGAATTTTACAGGTTTTTAATACATCCATTATACTCCTACTCGGCCTACTCAATGACGAGGTACACTCTTGATTAGGTTCCTACTGTAGAGCAGAGAGGTGGTAccctatttgtttaaattttaaataacaagcattttaaaatgttaacaaaatgtaaataaaaaaaaagtaggcaACTGAATACCGTTCTGCTATACGCTATAGTATGGTCATCGTAAGAATGCTACTGGGCGGCGACCAAAATTCGTCCGATCTCGTGCATTCCCACAACTAAACCTTCCCGAATGCTGACCGCCGCAActgtcgccgccgccgctactTGGATGCGCGAACGAGTAGCGTTCTTAGAGTGGCACTACTAtaagtaataggtattttataaattaaaaattggtatATATTAGGTTCAGTTATCGCGACTACCTATACGATTTTCCGGTTAACTTAATTCTGTTATTGCAACTAccacagtattatatttactgcgtgataaatattttaagtcaattttgtcatctacaaaataaaataatttttagttcttAGGTTTGCCCAATACAACTCAACTTAACAAcctataaattagtatatttaaaaataccaattcACTATAATGATTAAAGTTAGCCTCACATAGTCACATTGGATaccttatacattatatatattatacaacaataaaggTTCAGCTTTTGTATCGTCATATCTATGAAATCCTATGAAATATTCCAcactattaaatatgaaagaCTCTCTGTCAGTCTCAGTGACATAACTATGAGATGACAAGGCACGGCAATGGCGCGGGGCTCTCGATccttgtaaatacaatttgtattataaaaaagggcgggcaagtgggtattgctctgctgtatagtgtatagcaAGGATGGGGTGTattaggtcactataatgaatgtgttaaatttgaatgcaatgccgggtatcattgtatacgaaaaacgattctgaacggagatgatttgtcagtcaatgataattagtaggatatattatattataacccctatatttaaattgtaatataccgTTTTTTTaagcgatttcgtaaaaaattaatttcatatgctcatacaatttttatatattgacgCTAGAATTCTTTTTGATAGTTatttgaaggaaaacttatggaaAACCTTGAATAGGGTTTTTTAACCctaggtataaatcacaaaaattttatgaattttcaacttcaaaattccttgttCATTTTTGCGATTTTGACATACTTTGTAACATTAgaactttaaattcttaaaaacaaaagttgtgactaacgatttttgatttttttttctacgataagtacaacttataataaaccttgtaaaaaattttaaagattttttgaaaaGCCAATCTTTTTTATCagcatttcaagaaaaaaaattagaaaaatcaaaaatttcaattgtctgcaaataacttaaaaaaagttcaaaaattttgaaaaattaatcgtaaatatataacactattataaaaaattggtgaaaatttcaagtatttacaatgattcgtttttgatttacaacaaaatatcatgCGAAAAAATTCCTGATTttctattacttttttaaggtttttcttgacgcttttgaaaactactgtaaatttattacttttgacccccaaaataccaactagatgaattCTCCTATTCAAAGAGGAGgtgaagtcaaaaatcgaagcattattactattccaaaacgtgatgacaaacacaaaaataaaaataaaaacacacatcattgtaaaatcaatacattcatcacttcgttcagaatctaaaatgacaaacatttgaattttattttaaaattcacgaGGCAGGTACtgttagaaaaaaatgcaaaacatacctatcatattattagaaaacagACAAATAGACACTAAAGAACTGATAAAAACATTTCCTGAGATGAaagctagaaaaaaaaactttgaatagctactttgtagttttgtacatataacataaataaactatatttataataagtaatgactgttgtttttttttaattttgataatatcaatatataggGGCCCACACTTGATACTAGCCCGTGGACCCAAATTTAGTTACGCCACTGGACTCCgtctattatagtaaaaatcaatAGCAAACTATGTTGTTATAACGGTGGGGTATGCAGGGACTTTTCTAGTGTCATTTCTACTTTATGGCTGtgcagaaaaatattttgaagagAATTTGTAttgaagaaattattaaaaataaagtgatttattagaaaaaaactataaacactttttttaaatgtaatgtaatattacattgttattaaatgcaaaatatGAGTAACAGTAATCCTTCGTTTACACAAACTCTACGGTACCGTAAAACGACCTGTATGgctgtatgtattaaaataaaagttcgtTATCAGAAGAAGTTGAATAGGTACACTATCAAAtactaatgcatattattacatatttcaaattataagcaaacttttattatacacaatataaaataaataaatatattcctaCATAGaagttattttacattattaatattttaaatagggtaggtatattcattttttataaattaaaacactcaTCAAGGAAcggatgatttaaaaatttggtaaTAGACTTCTAGGTAAACACAACTTGATAATTTTCTAACAAGTAAGTACCTATCATTGTTTagctgtaataataaaatgaaatgtagAAATTGTCATTGCACATAAagtgtacatatattacaaggtaaaaattaaatacttatctatatatatatatatattatataataagtaatataacgataatagaaaatatcattgtatgtaaatgtgtaaaatataaatgtaaatgtttcAGTGCAATATTGagagtaaaaacataatatatgaataaaatgacTGTCTTTTGTCCATGTTAGCCAACAAACACAGTTCCAAAAATTTGTTCgagtattgttttaataagagGACGtagtacccgcatgtgttgtctccgtcttacacacaCGAGACATGACAGATTTTCattcaccagtttcaatattGTGCTGATTGTGTTAGGATATTAGAGTGAactgacctattataaaattccaaTGCCTTACGTagccttttattgatattatttttaagtaagttatgatcTTTTTGAAACTGTAGATTTTAACgcacgtgtgtaagacggagacaacatatATGCGGGTTTTTTCTCGGGACCGGAAAAATCGTTTGCATTGtccaattttgtttaaaataattactaattttagaGCAAcgtgatgtataaaatattaaaagttcaaaataagTAAGCATTTATACTCTAAAAAATATCACTAAATATATTCAgaacaatacaaattaagaACCAGTAATAATTTACCcgggttaaatttttttaatccacCACTGTgcattggtaaaaaaaatgatgatagaaactaatcaaaaataaataaatagctcATTCAAATGTAAAACCCTATAGTTCCGCCCAAGTGAATATAATGAAATGGCGTAACAAGTACCTGACATATGAGtagcataatatatctatgtatggAATACaggtaaaaaaactaaaaaaaaaaataaatatttttgaataacggCTGCGGTAGAATGCACGCGAGAACCGTACGATTATGACGTTTTCggcgaattataatattataatattattattccaaataGGATCTTACCGAAGAGCAGGCATAAGTACCACGACAACAGCTACAACAGCTGGGCTTGGTAGCTATTATTCGGAAACAAGACGACCCAGGGCAAGTCGACGGTCGACAACAACCGTGTAAACCGTAACGAAATGAAGGAAAAACGTGCCGGTTCGGTGACGATGGTAGTGGGTGCAGAGCGGTGCGGTGGTGACCACaacaaatgaaaatgtatgaatgGTCGACACGTGGTGGGGAGAGAGATAACGGGTGGAACAAGAGCGATGGCGGCGTCGGAAGTTGGAGCGAAGTGTGAcacaactacataatatagatacgcGGACCATGACAGTACGAGTTAGATGAGCATGCCGCCTTACGAGCACGATTCCGGCAGCGTCGCATAGTGAGGGAGAAAACTAGCGGACGTGTGGAATATCCGAATatcgtatatagtatatactaatactatatataataatataaacatttcacaACTTTGCTAGGTAGTAATTCGTTCCCACAAAAATCGATCGAAAACTCGATGTACCTAGCCATGAATCGACGATTAATCGAAGCCACTTTTGTACCGACAGACGCCCACAAAACACTCTTACAAACGGCAAGACTTCAACCCGAAAATAACAtgaccaaaatataataatatcattgttgtTCAATACACCCCATACCGTAGAAATTCAAGAAAAACCTCGCTCCTGGTACGTACGCGCTGTACTCAGCAGCATAATGCTCAAAGAACAAAAGAAGGTGGGCAAGTGGATACTGCTCTGCTGTACAGTATAGATGGCGAATGGGTCACTGAAatgggtgtgttaaatttgaattcaatgatattacaTCATAGgttggtttattataagtaatagcaataatttatattataatattagtaataataattgatctaCATATCATTTTGAAAATGCCGTTCcatatactaaaatttataatataataaatatgttaagtcctcgaaaataatgttatcgaattaaaacaaaataaaaataactatttaacactattaattcttcgtttaaatatgtaattttgtctaaatttgaaattaaaataaatgtttatatatgttttgttCTCAATTAGCAACCTTGTCTTGAATTTTGAAgtcttagatataaaaattgaacattttataaatattgttactatGTACaagataaattcaaattttcatgATCGacgaattttgtcaaaattctatctttaaatacttataaaaaatatcgtggttatattttggatattttttatttgataaatgaaCTACGTGTGACaaattttgaagtatttttatctagagaaacatttttatcaatacttataaaaaagaaatggaaaatttcaaatatctacaaaaagtttcaaataGTTGTGAcacctttaatattatatagtactatgATGACCGCACTACTCTCGGAGTGAGGAAAACAACtagttttagaataataagcGTTATGTGGTAAAACATCTGTGTAACGGACATATTACTGCAGTGATTTTCAACCGGTGTACCACGAACTAGCTGTAGGTGTGCCGCGGGTCGCGACCGTAGTACAAGTGCATAgtattactttattactatagtattCCGTCCAAAATATATGGTTATAAGAAATGTTCCGTGAGCATAAATAAAAAGGTCGACTAGGTCGAGAACCACTGTATTACTGCAATCTCaccgctatattatataaatataacacgtACCTAAATTCAGTCATTCAccttatacctactataatctATACCCACCAACCATtactaatatatctatattttacaatttataagatatGACACGcttataacctaacctaagttAGGACAGACGTTActcgtatatttattgtattgtattataaaatgtttataatactaaaaaatatatacataaatatatagtccataaaataattaaattcgttATTAGAAGTACCTACatccacataatataaattaaaataatattataattaattgtatataatatatatatatatatatatatatatatatatatatatatataggttaatTAACGCGGctgattttcatattaataaatgggGTGATTAGTtgaatatgcaaaaatatgcaatataaaattacaaatttcgatgtaaaatgaaacaaaattgAGCTaggctttttattttattgcgcAAAATTAATATGCAAATGCTAGTCTACTATCCTAGACATAGACGCCATGTACGGGCATATGTAAACTGCGCTCAAATTTGTATCTATGTTAAAAAGGTATAATGTAAGCTGCGCCCCGTTTGTAAGTTATAcaaaacttttaacttattaaagtaaatctaTGATGTGTACTTTTTCaatctaaatgtatttttgtctaaaaccatagtatttataaaaatactaatgcgTTATCAAATAACTATTGCGGTATACGATAACTGATGATTATCACTAAATCTGGCATAGGTCTGCTAGTACTTTAATCAGTGAAGTCACAATGATCGAACAATTCATATCACACAGCGCGAAAAGAgcttgaaaataatttcaaaatttaaattttgtaaaataaatcggCATCTAAGT
This genomic stretch from Rhopalosiphum maidis isolate BTI-1 chromosome 3, ASM367621v3, whole genome shotgun sequence harbors:
- the LOC113558571 gene encoding uncharacterized protein LOC113558571, translated to MCATRSTNIDNSELNEMPQHIIEQTKNTDINMEISDDESTVTIGELSVDEYYDDIIHGRQLVHAELYCADQNEKSESSNIVNSVNNEDSDEDSDYDEENLEGEALIVNDIQLSLPTVAQVNRHNRAHIRENAHDHTNNQVHGQARENTHVQPTHNQNYVHTLKNTVCHRQACNNLVMPIKPKPRNKPRAAAIEAAAKIAKASTKKKNIHRKINSTKIYYSCGHREKIGGTPLKFIGIKTPMIMKESRILDERLMKTTFFLLKLPASLTVHQILSDFQRKANVRPEVMNLIFTAFNYALSAWCLYFIEKRQYNKIVKKYPNRQMSELYGLAHLFRFIATLPRLYHQMRPYRSEFCVHVTEFMNKLMDYLVEENLQVDIENDYEHAKPEYHRLTYWSIRNQR